Proteins encoded within one genomic window of Thiothrix litoralis:
- a CDS encoding RNA-guided endonuclease InsQ/TnpB family protein gives MPTKRAYKFRFYPDPQQEKLLAQTFGCVRYVYNSILRYRTDAYDQTQEKVSYLDANARLTAIKKLPERLFLNDVSSVPLQQCLRNQQTAFKNFFEGRAKYPVFKSKKYRQSAEFTYRAFTFRNGELKLAKCATPLNIKWSRPLPADPTTVTVSKDQAGRYFVSCLCEFEPTLLPVTDKKAGIDVGIKDLFVTSDGFKSGNPRHTAQHAVKLAKYQRRLAKKKRGSKNRLKAKRKVARVHAKISDCRSDNLHKLSRRLINENQVICVENLAVKNMIKNPTLAKHIADASWGEFTRQLAYKANWAGRTYVEIDRFFPSSKRCNGCGFVKANMPLDVRSWECPECGATHDRDVNAARNILAAGLAVLAFGENVSGDGISVSLSCSR, from the coding sequence ATGCCAACGAAACGCGCCTACAAATTCCGGTTTTACCCAGACCCGCAACAAGAAAAGTTGCTGGCGCAGACGTTTGGTTGTGTGCGTTACGTGTACAACAGCATCTTGCGTTACCGCACGGATGCTTACGATCAGACTCAGGAAAAGGTCAGTTACCTGGATGCTAATGCGCGATTGACCGCCATCAAAAAACTGCCCGAACGGCTTTTTCTGAACGACGTTTCCAGTGTTCCGCTGCAACAATGCTTGCGGAACCAACAAACCGCGTTCAAGAACTTTTTTGAGGGCAGGGCAAAATACCCTGTCTTCAAATCCAAAAAGTATCGCCAGTCGGCAGAATTTACTTACCGTGCTTTTACATTCCGCAACGGTGAACTGAAACTGGCGAAGTGCGCTACGCCGCTGAACATCAAGTGGAGTCGACCACTTCCTGCTGACCCCACCACCGTTACTGTTTCCAAAGATCAGGCCGGACGCTATTTCGTGTCTTGCTTGTGTGAATTTGAACCCACGCTGTTGCCCGTCACCGACAAAAAGGCAGGCATCGACGTGGGCATCAAGGATTTGTTCGTCACCTCTGACGGTTTTAAGTCCGGCAATCCCCGCCACACCGCCCAACACGCGGTTAAACTGGCGAAGTATCAACGCCGTCTTGCCAAGAAGAAACGCGGCAGCAAGAACCGGCTGAAAGCCAAACGCAAAGTTGCCCGTGTTCACGCGAAGATTTCCGATTGTCGTTCGGACAACTTGCACAAACTGTCCCGCAGATTAATAAACGAGAACCAAGTGATCTGCGTTGAAAACCTCGCCGTGAAGAACATGATTAAGAACCCGACACTGGCCAAGCACATTGCGGATGCAAGCTGGGGGGAATTTACCCGCCAACTGGCGTACAAAGCCAACTGGGCAGGCAGGACGTATGTCGAAATCGATAGGTTCTTCCCTTCCAGCAAGCGCTGTAACGGCTGCGGTTTCGTGAAAGCAAACATGCCGCTGGACGTGCGGTCTTGGGAATGCCCCGAATGTGGCGCAACCCATGACCGTGACGTGAATGCAGCACGTAACATTTTAGCCGCCGGACTGGCGGTGTTAGCCTTTGGAGAGAATGTTAGCGGTGATGGCATTTCGGTGTCGTTGTCCTGTTCTCGATGA
- the dld gene encoding D-lactate dehydrogenase: protein MNHPLITTLQGIVGADKVTTGQRRTEYYRTGFRSGSGAALAVVFPDSLLKLWRVLEACVAANTIIIMQAAKTGLTEGSTPSGADYDREVVVINTLAMADIVLLNGGEQVLSFPGATLHKLEKLLKPLKRAPHSVIGSSSLGASIVGGVANNSGGALVKRGPAYTELALFARVTADGKLELVNHLGIELGDSPETMLTRLASGDFVKEGVDDGGKMASDREYIERLRDVDSAIPSRFNADPRRLYEASGSAGKLAVFAVRLDTFPVAQQDQSFYIGTNDPQVLTRLRRHILSRFENVPEVGEYMHRDSFNIAEKYGKDTFLTIEKLGTDWMPKLFALKGRTDATLNKLPLLPKYLSDRVMQGASHLFPQHLPARLLTFRDRYEHHLILKMSDGGIAEAQAFLPEFFADKANDGGYFECTPDEASKAYLQRFAVAGAAIRYQTVNSHKVGEMLALDIALRRNDSDWVEQLPESIRSQIEYSLYYGHFMCHVFHQDYILKKGADAKAVKKAMLELLDSRGAKYPAEHNVGHLYEAENGLREFYKQLDPTNTFNPGIGKMEKYKRSCSCCN, encoded by the coding sequence ATGAACCATCCTTTGATTACCACCCTGCAAGGCATCGTGGGTGCGGATAAAGTTACCACCGGGCAACGCCGCACCGAGTATTACCGCACCGGCTTCCGTTCCGGCAGTGGTGCGGCGCTGGCAGTGGTGTTCCCCGATTCGCTGCTGAAATTGTGGCGCGTACTGGAAGCCTGTGTGGCGGCGAACACCATTATCATTATGCAGGCGGCCAAAACCGGGCTGACGGAAGGTTCCACCCCCAGCGGGGCGGATTACGACCGGGAAGTGGTGGTGATCAATACGTTGGCGATGGCGGATATTGTGTTGTTGAATGGCGGTGAGCAGGTGCTGAGTTTCCCCGGTGCAACCTTGCACAAGTTGGAAAAACTGCTCAAGCCGCTCAAACGAGCGCCACATTCGGTGATCGGCTCCTCCAGTTTGGGGGCGTCGATTGTCGGCGGGGTGGCGAATAATTCTGGCGGGGCACTGGTCAAACGCGGCCCCGCTTATACCGAGCTGGCACTGTTTGCGCGGGTAACGGCGGATGGCAAGCTGGAACTGGTCAACCATCTGGGCATTGAGCTGGGCGATTCGCCGGAAACCATGCTGACCCGGCTGGCATCCGGCGACTTTGTGAAAGAAGGCGTGGATGATGGCGGCAAAATGGCTTCCGACCGCGAGTATATCGAACGCTTGCGCGACGTGGATTCCGCGATTCCTTCGCGCTTCAATGCTGACCCGCGTCGCTTGTACGAAGCCAGCGGCAGTGCCGGGAAACTGGCGGTGTTTGCGGTGCGGTTGGATACGTTCCCGGTAGCGCAGCAGGATCAGAGCTTTTACATCGGTACGAATGACCCGCAAGTGCTGACCCGTTTGCGCCGTCACATCCTGAGCCGCTTTGAGAATGTGCCGGAAGTCGGCGAATACATGCACCGCGACAGTTTCAATATCGCGGAAAAATACGGCAAGGATACCTTCCTCACCATCGAAAAGCTGGGCACTGACTGGATGCCGAAACTATTCGCCCTCAAGGGGCGCACGGATGCGACCTTGAATAAGTTGCCGTTACTGCCGAAATACCTCAGTGACCGGGTAATGCAGGGCGCAAGTCATTTGTTTCCGCAGCATTTGCCCGCGCGTTTGCTGACGTTCCGTGACCGTTACGAACATCACCTGATCCTGAAAATGAGCGATGGCGGCATTGCCGAGGCGCAGGCGTTCCTGCCGGAATTCTTTGCGGATAAGGCCAATGACGGCGGGTATTTTGAATGCACGCCGGACGAGGCTAGCAAAGCTTATTTGCAACGTTTTGCGGTCGCGGGCGCGGCGATCCGTTACCAGACCGTCAACAGCCACAAGGTCGGGGAGATGTTGGCGCTGGATATTGCCTTACGCCGCAACGACAGCGACTGGGTGGAACAATTGCCAGAAAGCATTCGTAGCCAGATTGAATATTCGCTGTATTACGGGCATTTCATGTGCCACGTTTTCCATCAGGATTACATCCTGAAAAAAGGCGCGGATGCGAAAGCGGTGAAGAAGGCGATGCTGGAACTGCTGGATTCACGTGGGGCGAAGTATCCGGCGGAACACAATGTCGGGCATTTGTACGAGGCGGAAAACGGCTTACGCGAGTTTTATAAGCAGCTTGACCCGACCAATACGTTTAATCCGGGGATTGGGAAGATGGAGAAGTATAAGAGGAGTTGCAGTTGTTGTAATTGA
- a CDS encoding L-lactate permease, with amino-acid sequence MSQTVLSLLAFLPLVLAAVLLVGFNWPARRAMPLVFVVTAAIALTAWDMTVNRVLASTLQGLILTGAILWIIFGAILLLNTLKHSGAITAIRAGFSNVSPDRRIQVIIVAWLFGCFIEGASGFGTPAAVVAPLLVALGFPAMAAVMVGMMVQSTPVSFGAVGTPIIVGVTGGLDKAGISEKLLSQGSSWDVFYGLITSEVAITHAIIGVLMPLFMCVMLTRFFGRNKSWVEGLSVAPFAIFAGLAFVIPYALAGVFLGPEFPSIIGALVGLSLVVPAARAGFLIPKKAWDFAPASEWSAEWLGSIEIKLDSLTAKAPVSIGMAWLPYVLLASLLVLSRVSTEVKGFLNSTLVLPWVDILGEKGISGKIEFLYLPGGIMVLVVLATFFLHRMKFSELKAAVGESSRTLLGAGFVLVFTIPMVRILINSGVNLADLPSMPRAMAQLVASGVGDIYPFFAPAVGALGAFIAGSNTVSNLMMAQFQFDTAGLIGVSGGMLVAVQAVGAAAGNMIAIHNVVAASATVGLLGREGQTIRLTIIPTLYYLVMAGIITLVAIHVLGVTDPLM; translated from the coding sequence ATGAGCCAAACTGTGCTTTCGTTACTGGCATTTTTGCCGCTGGTGCTGGCAGCCGTGCTGCTGGTGGGATTCAACTGGCCCGCCCGACGGGCGATGCCCTTGGTGTTTGTGGTGACGGCAGCGATTGCGCTGACCGCGTGGGACATGACGGTTAACCGGGTGTTGGCTTCTACCTTGCAAGGTTTGATCCTGACCGGGGCGATTTTGTGGATTATATTCGGGGCGATTTTGCTGCTGAATACCTTGAAGCATTCCGGGGCAATCACCGCGATTCGCGCGGGTTTTTCCAATGTCAGCCCGGATCGGCGCATTCAGGTCATTATCGTGGCATGGTTGTTTGGTTGCTTTATTGAAGGGGCTTCTGGCTTTGGTACACCGGCGGCAGTCGTCGCACCTTTGTTGGTGGCGTTAGGCTTCCCGGCTATGGCAGCAGTCATGGTGGGCATGATGGTGCAATCCACCCCGGTATCCTTCGGTGCGGTCGGCACGCCCATTATCGTCGGTGTAACTGGCGGTCTGGACAAGGCCGGTATCAGTGAAAAACTCCTCAGCCAAGGTTCAAGTTGGGATGTTTTCTACGGTTTGATTACCTCGGAAGTGGCGATTACCCACGCCATCATTGGTGTGTTGATGCCGCTGTTCATGTGCGTCATGCTGACCCGTTTCTTCGGGCGTAATAAATCCTGGGTGGAAGGTTTGTCGGTTGCGCCGTTTGCGATTTTCGCAGGCTTGGCATTCGTGATTCCTTACGCACTGGCTGGCGTCTTCTTGGGGCCGGAATTCCCGTCCATTATTGGTGCATTGGTGGGTTTGTCATTGGTTGTGCCTGCGGCGCGGGCTGGTTTCTTAATCCCCAAAAAAGCGTGGGACTTTGCCCCAGCGAGCGAATGGTCAGCAGAATGGCTGGGTAGCATCGAAATTAAACTGGATAGCTTGACTGCCAAAGCGCCCGTGTCGATTGGCATGGCGTGGTTGCCGTATGTCTTGCTGGCGAGTTTGCTGGTGCTGTCACGGGTGAGCACTGAGGTGAAAGGTTTCCTGAACAGCACGCTGGTATTGCCGTGGGTGGATATTCTGGGTGAAAAAGGCATTTCCGGCAAAATCGAGTTCCTGTACTTGCCGGGCGGCATCATGGTGCTGGTGGTTTTGGCGACGTTCTTCCTGCATCGCATGAAGTTTTCTGAGTTGAAAGCAGCGGTGGGCGAGTCTTCACGCACCTTGTTGGGCGCGGGTTTTGTGCTGGTGTTCACCATTCCGATGGTGCGGATTCTGATCAACTCCGGGGTGAATCTGGCGGATTTGCCGTCCATGCCGCGTGCTATGGCGCAGTTGGTAGCGAGTGGTGTGGGTGACATTTACCCGTTCTTTGCCCCAGCGGTGGGTGCATTGGGCGCTTTCATTGCTGGCTCGAATACCGTTTCCAACCTGATGATGGCGCAATTCCAGTTTGATACGGCTGGGTTGATCGGCGTGTCGGGCGGGATGCTGGTAGCGGTGCAAGCGGTCGGTGCGGCGGCGGGTAATATGATTGCGATCCATAACGTGGTGGCAGCGTCGGCAACCGTCGGCTTGTTGGGGCGTGAAGGGCAAACCATTCGCCTGACGATTATTCCGACCCTGTACTACCTCGTGATGGCGGGTATTATTACGCTGGTTGCTATCCATGTGCTGGGCGTAACTGATCCATTAATGTGA
- a CDS encoding FCD domain-containing protein encodes MRIAEQVTQQLEQMITSGHFKLGERLPAERALAEQFGVSRPSLREAIQTLISRGLLLSKPGGGTFVQSETPHAAVPCSSPLVELFRENPEYRFDVLEIRHALEGNAAWYAALRATDEDKQNIRARFDDMIRLHGSEDPMDEARADADFHLAIVEASHNLVLLQVMKNLFELLQNSISHNLDKLYTIPRVFDPLSHQHRALMEAVMASNPEAARQAAQEHLAFVEDSLKSIDADEARKVRSLRHLTLIGR; translated from the coding sequence GTGCGGATTGCCGAACAAGTGACCCAACAACTCGAACAGATGATCACCAGCGGGCATTTCAAGTTGGGCGAACGCCTGCCTGCCGAACGCGCCTTGGCGGAACAGTTTGGGGTATCGCGCCCCTCCTTGCGCGAGGCGATTCAAACCTTGATCAGCCGTGGCTTGCTGCTCTCCAAACCCGGCGGCGGCACGTTTGTGCAAAGCGAAACGCCTCACGCAGCCGTTCCATGCAGCAGCCCGCTGGTTGAGCTGTTCCGTGAAAACCCGGAATACCGTTTCGATGTGCTGGAAATCCGCCATGCGCTGGAAGGCAACGCCGCGTGGTATGCCGCCTTACGCGCCACTGACGAAGACAAGCAGAATATCCGCGCCCGCTTCGATGACATGATCCGGCTGCATGGCAGCGAAGACCCGATGGACGAAGCCCGCGCCGATGCCGATTTCCACCTCGCCATTGTCGAGGCTTCGCACAATCTGGTGCTGCTGCAAGTCATGAAAAACCTGTTTGAACTGCTGCAAAACAGCATTTCGCACAACCTCGACAAGCTTTACACCATTCCACGGGTGTTTGACCCCTTGAGCCACCAACACCGGGCGCTCATGGAAGCGGTCATGGCCAGTAACCCCGAAGCAGCCCGTCAAGCCGCGCAAGAACACTTGGCCTTTGTGGAAGATTCCCTCAAATCCATCGACGCCGACGAAGCCCGCAAAGTGCGTTCGTTGCGTCACCTGACCCTGATTGGAAGGTAA
- a CDS encoding (Fe-S)-binding protein — MANRPDTIYFFGTCLIDLMYPQAGVSAIQLIQRAGVNVIFPPAQTCCGQPAWNSGYRDEARAVARAQIALFPKPIPIVIPSGSCAGMMKAHYPELFKGEVDEAQALDVAGRVFELTEFLVDVLQIELQDLGAPIKVAVHTSCSARREMGVADKIESLLGQLSNVERVEHARKPECCGFGGTFAVKEPEISAAMVLDKTTHIRNAGVDRLVSQDGGCLMNISGAMEKQGNAIPSQHIAEFLWERTGGNAS, encoded by the coding sequence ATGGCAAACCGCCCCGATACCATCTACTTTTTCGGCACCTGCCTGATTGACCTGATGTACCCGCAAGCGGGCGTCTCGGCGATTCAGTTAATCCAGCGGGCAGGTGTGAACGTGATTTTCCCACCCGCGCAAACCTGTTGCGGACAACCCGCGTGGAATTCCGGCTACCGCGACGAAGCGCGTGCCGTGGCACGGGCGCAAATCGCTTTGTTCCCCAAACCCATTCCCATCGTCATCCCCTCCGGCTCGTGCGCGGGCATGATGAAAGCCCATTACCCCGAACTCTTCAAAGGCGAAGTTGACGAAGCGCAAGCGCTGGATGTGGCGGGGCGCGTGTTTGAACTCACCGAATTTCTGGTCGATGTGCTACAAATCGAACTGCAAGATTTGGGCGCACCGATCAAGGTGGCGGTACACACTTCCTGTTCCGCCCGCCGTGAAATGGGCGTTGCCGACAAGATCGAATCGCTGCTGGGGCAATTGAGCAACGTCGAACGGGTAGAACACGCCCGCAAGCCGGAATGCTGTGGTTTCGGCGGCACGTTTGCGGTGAAAGAGCCGGAAATTTCCGCCGCGATGGTGCTGGATAAAACCACTCATATCCGCAATGCCGGGGTCGATCGGCTGGTCAGTCAGGATGGCGGTTGCCTGATGAATATCAGCGGGGCAATGGAAAAGCAGGGTAATGCCATTCCAAGCCAGCACATTGCCGAGTTTTTGTGGGAAAGAACCGGAGGGAATGCCTCATGA
- a CDS encoding LutB/LldF family L-lactate oxidation iron-sulfur protein: MTSEFRITVRENLAKAEVRANFYRAMDGLMTRRLDQFPDKVELERLRTQSMAIRANALSKLPELLEQLETNLTRNGIQVHWAETTDQANQIVLGIMQQHNAQSIIKGKSMVSEEMGLNHFLEALGIEALESDLGEFIIQLDHEAPSHIIMPAIHKNRVQIAKLFHEKFPDIPYTEDVDELTQLARRILRDKFYAAPVGLSGVNFMVAETGTLCLVENEGNGRMSTTAPPVHIAVTGIEKVVESLSDVPPLLSILTRSATGQPITTYVNMISSPRKPGEKDGPEEVHLVLLDNGRSNIYSDPELLATLRCIRCGACINHCPVYVRIGGHSYGTVYPGPIGSILEPQKAGLDVHGELTQASTLCGACSEVCPVRIPIPSILNRLRYDGVRKDAANTHTVGSGKRRTLSEAATWKTWAWAATHPALYHTGSKLATRFKGMLPTNLGAWTSVRTAPKLAESTLHERLKALGVDHE, encoded by the coding sequence ATGACCAGCGAATTCCGCATCACTGTGCGCGAGAACCTCGCCAAAGCCGAAGTCCGCGCCAACTTCTACCGTGCGATGGATGGCCTGATGACGCGCCGCCTCGATCAATTCCCCGACAAGGTGGAACTGGAACGCTTGCGTACCCAAAGCATGGCAATCCGCGCCAATGCCTTAAGTAAACTGCCGGAATTGCTGGAACAGCTCGAAACCAACCTGACCCGCAACGGCATTCAGGTGCACTGGGCAGAAACCACCGATCAGGCCAACCAGATCGTGCTGGGCATTATGCAGCAGCACAACGCCCAGTCGATCATCAAGGGCAAGTCGATGGTGTCGGAAGAAATGGGCTTGAACCATTTCCTCGAAGCCTTGGGCATTGAAGCGCTGGAATCGGATTTGGGTGAATTCATTATCCAGCTTGACCACGAAGCGCCGTCGCACATTATCATGCCCGCGATCCACAAAAACCGCGTGCAAATTGCCAAGCTGTTCCACGAAAAATTCCCCGACATCCCCTACACCGAAGACGTGGATGAGTTGACGCAACTGGCGCGGCGCATCTTGCGCGACAAGTTTTACGCCGCACCTGTGGGGCTTTCCGGGGTGAACTTTATGGTGGCGGAAACCGGCACGCTGTGTCTGGTGGAAAACGAAGGCAATGGGCGCATGTCGACCACCGCTCCCCCGGTACACATTGCGGTCACGGGCATCGAAAAGGTGGTGGAAAGCCTGAGCGATGTACCGCCACTGTTGAGCATTTTGACCCGTTCCGCCACCGGGCAGCCGATTACCACTTACGTGAATATGATCAGCAGCCCGCGCAAGCCGGGTGAAAAAGATGGCCCCGAAGAGGTGCATCTGGTGCTGCTGGATAACGGGCGTTCCAATATTTACAGCGACCCGGAATTGCTGGCAACGCTGCGCTGCATCCGTTGCGGGGCGTGCATTAACCATTGCCCGGTGTACGTGCGCATTGGCGGACACAGCTATGGCACGGTGTATCCGGGGCCCATCGGCTCGATTTTGGAGCCGCAAAAAGCCGGGTTGGATGTGCATGGCGAACTGACTCAAGCCTCGACCTTGTGCGGGGCATGTAGCGAAGTTTGTCCGGTACGCATCCCGATTCCCAGCATTCTCAACCGCTTGCGTTACGACGGGGTACGCAAGGATGCCGCAAATACCCATACTGTGGGTTCGGGCAAACGCCGCACGCTGAGTGAAGCGGCGACGTGGAAAACCTGGGCGTGGGCAGCGACGCACCCGGCGCTTTACCACACCGGCTCGAAACTGGCGACGCGCTTCAAGGGCATGTTGCCGACCAATCTGGGGGCGTGGACATCGGTACGTACTGCGCCGAAACTCGCCGAATCCACCTTGCACGAACGCCTCAAAGCCTTGGGAGTTGATCATGAGTAA
- a CDS encoding LutC/YkgG family protein, translating into MSNTTASRTNILARLREPQRPECGFDERDYLSRFDWDRTERVRRFTERMVAVRAEVHQATADSWLNVVKQVCAAKGLKNLLVSPETERGKQIHAQAEHFPALKTYDRPIEGWKEELFYGVDAAFTSTFGGIAETGTLILMPDAEEPRLMSLVPPVHIAVLEVDKLYTTFAEAVQEQGWVKTGMPSNALLVSGPSKSADIEQTLAYGVHGPKELVVILV; encoded by the coding sequence ATGAGTAATACCACTGCTTCTCGCACCAACATCCTTGCGCGTTTGCGCGAACCGCAACGCCCAGAATGCGGCTTTGACGAGCGTGATTACCTGAGCCGCTTCGATTGGGATCGTACCGAACGGGTACGGCGTTTCACCGAACGCATGGTGGCGGTACGTGCCGAAGTGCATCAGGCAACGGCTGATTCGTGGCTGAATGTGGTTAAGCAAGTCTGTGCCGCCAAGGGCTTGAAAAATCTGTTGGTTTCGCCAGAAACAGAACGGGGTAAACAGATCCATGCACAGGCAGAACATTTTCCGGCACTCAAAACTTACGATCGGCCGATTGAAGGCTGGAAAGAGGAACTGTTCTACGGGGTGGATGCAGCTTTCACCAGCACCTTTGGCGGGATTGCCGAAACGGGTACGTTGATTCTGATGCCAGATGCGGAAGAACCGCGTTTGATGTCGCTGGTTCCACCCGTGCATATTGCGGTGCTGGAAGTGGATAAGCTCTACACCACGTTTGCCGAGGCGGTGCAGGAACAAGGCTGGGTAAAAACGGGAATGCCCAGCAATGCGCTGCTGGTTTCGGGCCCCTCGAAGTCGGCGGATATTGAGCAGACGCTGGCGTATGGGGTGCATGGGCCGAAGGAGCTGGTGGTGATTTTGGTTTAA